The following are from one region of the Anabas testudineus chromosome 2, fAnaTes1.2, whole genome shotgun sequence genome:
- the LOC113164184 gene encoding NACHT, LRR and PYD domains-containing protein 1b allele 3-like: MYLAYFSRQPHSHKFSKSPVRSSPNVVHETQFHKCDQRSVVQHEVEVLSVQSEGESTGDSDDMEVMEELVSAEHRSTTNTVTHTVPKSSDPGLSGRDNSSAQSNQEQTSFGEFTPVITVDGDVETYRFQCSCPGLYLCSVTGLMFDMKGEGDVVYRIVPWNRRLLRQHHKKPAGPLFDITCVQQSVCQLHLPHCDISSTGGCQFLSVAHVKDDEDVEYISPCEITETHVVINITGFSGYGNVKEEDSPPDPVRALVLLFYRPPADPDLTSFLTVLLLPRNIVLRDVQRKRKASVGHERYIETSSHCKLCPDQFYTLSTCPQDNSVKVQPKQAEFDLEFDDNYIPSFQVILKTIIKNIELFLRDTNSSLTVWESEVCLPGARKRKLCEESALNLPLNEKLKKARSRFVGGISEPVVKSLLDKLLEKKVITDSERESVDTKQNREDKARLVIDTVRKKGEAASSDMIEVLCELDPSLCEHLGLE, from the coding sequence ATGTACCTTGCGTATTTTTCACGCCAGCCGCATTCACATAAATTTAGTAAGTCCCCTGTACGTTCTTCTCCTAATGTCGTACATGAAACTCAGTTTCATAAATGTGATCAAAGAAGTGTAGTTCAACATGAAGTGGAGGTTTTATCTGTGCAGTCTGAAGGTGAATCCACAGGTGACAGTGATGATatggaggtgatggaggaatTGGTTTCAGCTGAGCACAGGTCAACTACAAACACCGTGACACACACTGTGCCTAAAAGCTCAGATCCTGGTCTGAGTGGAAGAGATAACAGCTCAGCACAATCAAACCAGGAACAAACCAGCTTTGGGGAGTTTACTCCTGTTATCACTGTTGATGGAGACGTGGAAACCTACAGGTTCCAGTGCTCCTGTCCAGGTCTGTACCTGTGCAGTGTGACAGGTCTGATGTTTGACATGAAGGGAGAAGGGGACGTGGTTTACAGGATTGTCCCTTGGAACAGGAGACTACTGAGACAACATCACAAGAAGCCTGCAGGACCCCTGTTTGACATCACGTGTGTGCAGCAGTCTGTGTGTCAGCTTCACCTCCCTCACTGTGACATCAGCTCCACAGGTGGATGTCAGTTCTTGTCAGTAGCTCATGTGAAGGATGATGAAGACGTGGAGTATATCAGTCCTTGTGAGATCACAGAAACTCATGTTGTTATCAACATCACAGGGTTTTCTGGTTACGGTAATGTCAAGGAGGAAGACTCACCTCCAGACCCGGTCCGAGCTCTGGTTCTGCTGTTCTACAGACCCCCAGCTGATCCTGATCTCACATCCTTCCTCACTGTGTTGTTGCTACCGAGAAACATCGTGCTCCGAGATGTGCAGCGCAAAAGGAAGGCATCAGTTGGACATGAGAGGTACATAGAGACGTCCTCGCACTGTAAACTTTGTCCAGATCAGTTTTACACACTGTCCACTTGTCCTCAAGACAACTCAGTTAAAGTTCAACCGAAACAAGCTGAATTTGATCTGGAGTTTGACGACAACTACATCCCTTCATTCCAGGTGatcttaaaaacaataattaaaaatattgagCTGTTCCTTCGAGACACCAACAGCTCCCTCACTGTTTGGGAAAGTGAGGTTTGTCTTCCAGGTGCTAGAAAGAGAAAGTTATGTGAGGAGTCTGCTCTGAATCTCCCTTTAAATGAGAAGCTGAAGAAAGCACGGAGCAGGTTCGTTGGTGGAATCTCAGAACCAGTTGTTAAAAGTCTGCTGGACAAACTGTTGGAGAAAAAGGTGATAACTGATTCTGAGAGGGAGTCGGTGGACACCAAgcaaaacagagaagacaaagctCGTTTGGTTATCGACACAGTGAGGAAGAAAGGTGAAGCTGCCAGTTCAGACATGATTGAGGTTCTCTGTGAGCTCGACCCCTCCCTCTGTGAACATCTTGGTCTGGAGTAA
- the LOC113164233 gene encoding NACHT, LRR and PYD domains-containing protein 1b allele 3-like, whose amino-acid sequence MSRHNRRGQFFFCSAPTEEDKSENQNTPEEMEVHLEESNEPQIGHHSATLCDECFCCGSCSCCTRNSSDSHSSATRTRGETSWFSRAVRVVRRALCCVSCHSSCSRPPSQGRSGVQYDLQLMCGQYEGESPYEIYEMEELVSAEHRSTTNTMTHTVPKSSDPGLSGRDDSSTQSNSSPDMKLKTSFEEFTPVITVDRDVETYRFQCSCPGLYLCSVTGLMFDMKGEGDVVYRIVPWNRRLLRQHHKKPAGPLFDITCVQQSVCQLHLPHCEISSTGGCQFLSVAHVKDDEDVEYISPREITETHVVINTTGFSGYGNVKEEDSPPDPVRALVLLFYRPPADPDLTSFLTVLLLPRNIVLRDVQRKRKASVGDERYIETSSHCKLCPDQFYTLSTCPQDNSVKVQPKQAEFDLEFDDNYIPSFQVILKTIIKNIELFLRDTNSSLVVWESEVCLPVARKRKLCEEPALNLPTNEKLKKARSGFVGGISEPVVKSLLDKLLEKKVITDSERESVDTKQNREDKARLVIDTVRKKGEAASSDMIEVLCELDPSLCEHLGLE is encoded by the coding sequence atgagCCGTCACAATAGAAGAGGGCAGTTCTTTTTCTGCTCAGCTCCGACTGAAGAAGACAAAagtgaaaaccaaaacacaccagaggagatggaggttcACTTAGAAGAAAGTAATGAACCTCAGATTGGGCATCACAGTGCAACATTGTGTgatgagtgtttttgttgtgggaGCTGCTCCTGTTGCACACGCAACTCTTCTGACTCTCATTCATCAGCTACAAGAACAAGAGGAGAAACATCATGGTTCAGCAGGGCAGTCAGAGTGGTCAGGagagctctgtgctgtgtgagcTGTCACAGTTCCTGTTCACGTCCACCTTCACAAGGCAGAAGTGGAGTTCAATATGACCTACAGTTAATGTGTGGGCAGTATGAAGGTGAATCCCCATATGAAATTTATGAGATGGAGGAATTGGTTTCAGCTGAGCACAGGTCAACTACAAACACCATGACACACACTGTGCCTAAAAGCTCAGATCCTGGTCTGAGTGGAAGAGACGACAGCTCAACACAATCAAACAGTTCACCTGACATGAAGTTAAAAACCAGCTTTGAGGAGTTTACTCCTGTTATCACTGTTGATAGAGACGTGGAAACCTACAGGTTCCAGTGCTCCTGTCCAGGTCTGTACCTGTGCAGTGTGACAGGTCTGATGTTTGACATGAAGGGAGAAGGGGACGTGGTTTACAGGATTGTCCCTTGGAACAGGAGACTACTGAGACAACATCACAAGAAGCCTGCAGGACCCCTGTTTGACATCACGTGTGTGCAGCAGTCTGTGTGTCAGCTTCACCTCCCTCACTGTGAGATCAGCTCCACAGGTGGATGTCAGTTCTTGTCAGTAGCTCATGTGAAGGATGATGAAGACGTGGAGTATATCAGTCCTCGTGAGATCACAGAAACTCATGTTGTTATCAACACCACAGGGTTTTCTGGTTACGGTAATGTCAAGGAGGAAGACTCACCTCCAGACCCGGTCCGAGCTCTGGTTCTGCTGTTCTACAGACCCCCAGCTGATCCTGATCTCACATCCTTCCTCACTGTGTTGTTGCTACCGAGAAACATCGTGCTCCGAGATGTGCAGCGCAAAAGGAAGGCATCAGTTGGAGATGAGAGGTACATAGAGACGTCCTCTCACTGTAAACTTTGTCCAGATCAGTTTTACACACTGTCCACTTGTCCTCAAGACAACTCAGTTAAAGTTCAACCGAAACAAGCTGAATTTGATCTGGAGTTTGACGACAACTACATCCCATCATTCCAGGTGATCTTaaaaacaatcattaaaaatattGAGCTGTTCCTTCGAGACACCAACAGCTCCCTCGTGGTTTGGGAAAGTGAGGTTTGTCTTCCAGTTGCTAGAAAGAGAAAGTTATGTGAGGAGCCTGCTCTGAATCTCCCTACAAATGAGAAGCTGAAGAAAGCACGGAGCGGGTTCGTTGGTGGAATCTCAGAACCAGTTGTTAAAAGTCTGCTGGACAAACTGTTGGAGAAAAAGGTGATAACTGATTCTGAGAGGGAGTCGGTGGACACCAAgcaaaacagagaagacaaagctCGTTTGGTTATCGACACAGTGAGGAAGAAAGGTGAAGCTGCCAGTTCAGACATGATTGAGGTTCTCTGTGAGCTCGACCCCTCCCTCTGTGAACATCTTGGTCTGGAGTAA
- the lsm5 gene encoding U6 snRNA-associated Sm-like protein LSm5, translated as MAATPATNPSQLLPLELVDKCIGSRIHIVMKTDKEIVGTLLGFDDFVNMVLEDVTEFEITPEGRRITKLDQILLNGNNITMLIPGGEGPEV; from the exons ATGGCGGCTACTCCAGCAACAAATCCTTCACAGCTGCTTCCACTGG AGCTTGTGGACAAATGTATCGGCTCTCGAATTCACATTgtcatgaaaacagacaaagaaatcGTCGGCACCCTGCTGGGTTTTGATGATTTTGTCA ATATGGTACTGGAAGATGTCACAGAATT TGAAATCACACCAGAGGGAAGGAGGATTACCAAACTGGACCAGATCCTGCTTAATGGCAACAACATCACCATG CTCATACCTGGTGGAGAAGGTCCTGAAGTCTGA
- the psme2 gene encoding proteasome activator complex subunit 2, giving the protein MSKTSTLKISSASAVKVENFRQSLYQEAEKLFSNLIPQKIFQLDALLRDDVLSITDMSSLQAPLDIPIPDPPSPEDEEMETDKNEDDEKKKKKPPKCGFIKGNEKIIQLLDRVKPEIVGLRETIIAVSCWIQHLIPKIEDGNDFGVAIQEKILERIAAIKTKVDGFQTNINKYFSERGDAVAKASKETHVMDYRSLVRDKDEAIYSEIRVIVLDIRGFYAELYDIISKNLEKVTNPKGEEKPSMY; this is encoded by the exons ATGTCAAAGACCAGCACTCTGAAAATAAGCAGCGCCAGCGCGGTGAAG GTGGAGAACTTCCGCCAGTCTCTCTACCAAGAG GCAGAGAAGCTGTTCTCCAACCTCATCCCACAGAAGATATTTCAGCTGGACGCTCTGCTCAGG GACGATGTCCTCAGCATCACAGACATGTCCTCACTCCAGGCTCCGCTGGACATCCCCATACCAGACCCTCCTTCTCCAGAGGATGAG GAGATGGAGACGGACAAGAATGAAGAtgatgagaagaaaaagaagaaac CTCCAAAGTGTGGCTTCATCAAGGGGAACGAGAAGATTATTCAGCTTCTAGACCGCGTGAAACCAGAGATTGTTGGTCTGAGAGAGACAATCATCGCA GTGTCCTGCTGGATTCAACACCTCATTCCAAAAATAGAAGATGGAAATGACTTCGGGGTGGCCATCCAG GAGAAAATCTTGGAGAGGATTgctgcaataaaaactaaagtcGATGGTTTTCAGACCAACATCAACAA GTACTTCTCAGAGAGGGGAGACGCTGTCGCAAAAGCTTCCAAAGAGACGCATGTG ATGGACTACCGCTCTCTTGTGCGCGACAAGGATGAGGCCATCTACTCTGAGATCAGAGTAATTGTTCTTGACATCCGCGGCTTCTAC GCCGAGCTTTACGACATTATAAGCAAGAATCTGGAGAAGGTGACCAATccaaaaggagaggagaagccTTCCATGTATTGA